In the genome of Mixta calida, the window GAAAAGGCTGCCCCTGGGCGGCCTTTTTTTCGTCTGTCGCCGCCTGTTAACGCTTCAGAGCGGAGAAAGAGGGGGTAGGGTTTCTGTTTTGCCTCTTTAGCATCGTCGTGCAGGCAGCTCCCGCACCGGCTAAAAGCAGGAAGTGGAGTTTTTGATATCCCAGCCCATGCGGCTTTCCGCGCCTTTAATCCCGGATGCGGCCTGTTCCCAGTACTGGAATTTCACTTTGTCCGCCTGGAACTCATACGCGGCCTCAGCGACATCATCCAGATTCACATCAGTGACGGTGACGTTTTCCAGCGTTATCCGACAGGATTCAATCATGCCGTTACCCGCCTTACACAATGAAAGATGCATTGCTTTTATCCGGTTGCTGTTAGATGCGAACAGGAGTACCGCCGCGGTAGCCTTGTCTATGGCGCACTGAACCGACAGATTTCTATAACGGGATGCGCCAGGCCCGGCGGCATCACCGTTTCTCCAGACGCCCCATGTGTAGCTTGTTACATCGATCCACCCCTGATGAGCCGCATCCTGCGACTCGCCGGTTATCCCTTCTATTTTGAGAAATGTGCTTTCCATAGATTTCTTTTTTTCCTGATTAATGTATTGATGATGGCTGTAGGTTTTTATTGTCCGTCTGCCTGTTTCGGTAAAATTTACAGTCCGGTGGTTAAATTGGCTCCTCTGTTTTTCCGCTTCATAAACAGTGTTTCTGTATTTCCCTTCTGTCATATACCATCAAATTAGCTTATTTTTAGTCAGGCGTTCTTTTTGTTATTTCACCGTTACCTTTCAAATAGTAATAACCATCGGTGGCGGTAAAATAGAGGCCGCTATTTTCACTGTATCTGACCATAAAGGCTTTATCCTTCTCTATACAGTTTTTTGGCGTTTTCATTTCCATAAAACACAGCTTGTCATCGTACTTGCCTCTTTCCGTGTAGCCGTCGCCGAAGTACCAGAAGATAATAGTATAGTTACCATAAGGATCAGGTTTAGGGATGCCGTAACGGTTTTTAAGCATTTCTCTGTTTTTCTGCCACCAGATTATCTTTCCCCGCACGGTAACAGGAAAGTGATCTACCAGAACATCGCTATAATTGCCTTCATTATGTACCGCAATGACTTTTACCGGACGCAGAGGCAACCAAAGAAACCAGGCTACTGCTATAACGGCGATAATCAATATTGCCCTGGTAAGCTTCTTATTTTTTCGTGTCATTTCGCTTCCCCGCTGATCTCTACCGTGGCTTCCATATGAGTGATAAAAGGCTTAAAGCCAAAGCGATGATATCGCTGCAGCACAAACCAGATGCGGAAAAACCGAAACAGGTTGAATTTGGATTTTAGAATATCATTACTGTCCAGACCAAAATGGTCTTGCACTTTATAGTGCACCTGCGCCCGATAGCGGTTGTTGTCGATAAAAAGGCTTTTTAAGGTGATATGCGTC includes:
- a CDS encoding Hcp family type VI secretion system effector, whose product is MTEGKYRNTVYEAEKQRSQFNHRTVNFTETGRRTIKTYSHHQYINQEKKKSMESTFLKIEGITGESQDAAHQGWIDVTSYTWGVWRNGDAAGPGASRYRNLSVQCAIDKATAAVLLFASNSNRIKAMHLSLCKAGNGMIESCRITLENVTVTDVNLDDVAEAAYEFQADKVKFQYWEQAASGIKGAESRMGWDIKNSTSCF
- a CDS encoding DUF943 family protein yields the protein MTRKNKKLTRAILIIAVIAVAWFLWLPLRPVKVIAVHNEGNYSDVLVDHFPVTVRGKIIWWQKNREMLKNRYGIPKPDPYGNYTIIFWYFGDGYTERGKYDDKLCFMEMKTPKNCIEKDKAFMVRYSENSGLYFTATDGYYYLKGNGEITKRTPD